In Vitis vinifera cultivar Pinot Noir 40024 chromosome 17, ASM3070453v1, one genomic interval encodes:
- the LOC104882389 gene encoding uncharacterized protein LOC104882389 yields MQDNESLREFVKRFGQAVLQVKACSMDAVLQIFKRSICLGTPFFESLAKKPLTTMDDLFRRANKYSMLEDDVRAATQQVIVAGQASRSGMERSVKLPDRSRPSDRRQDRPSRPERPPLIPLSISYEKLLPMIQGLSDFRWPRPLGTDPSKKDHSKRCAIHKEHGHTTETCRCLHDLVERLIKAGHLKQYLRSDTRDRDAFQNHNSGAPKAPIAPKDVINYINGGPSNEEYDFKRKRQKLLRAASVRERINSIRPGLTRKGPHPIDGTIIFPPVDPTRTLQPHRDALILSLEMGDFDVRRILVDPSSSANLVQALVLSHMGHSLIGLENPGRILSGFNGSSTTSLGDIRCSVPLPLTQGAETNLLRQQSIGGRRNQIFKNGANNLSPSERRPEAPPLFSSPPGGRAN; encoded by the exons atgcaggatAATGAATCCTTAAGAGAGTTCGTGAAGCGGTTTGGTCAAGCCGTACTTCAAGTAAAGGcttgcagcatggatgctgtcctacagatcttcaagcgaagcatctgtCTAGGCACCCCATTTTTCGAATCGCTAGCTAAAAAACCTCTTACGACAATGGACGACTTGTTCAGACGTGCAAACAAAtactcaatgctcgaagatgacgtacgaGCAGCCACCCAGCAAGTCATAGTTGCTGGACAAGCATCTAGAAGTGGCATGGAAAGAAGTGTCAAACTTCCGGACCGGTCGAGGCCGTCCGATAGAAGACAGGACAGACCAAGTCGCCCGGAAAGGCCACCCCTCATTCCcctttccatatcatatgaaaaacttcTTCCTATGATCCAAGGTTTGTCCGACTTCAGATGGCCTAGACCCCTCGGAACGGACCCATCCAAAAAAGATCATAGCAAGAGATGTGCCATCCATAAGGAACATGGCCACACAACAGAAACATGCAGGTGCCTCCATGATCTGGTCGAAAGGCTCATTAAGGCGGGACATTTaaagcaatacctccgctcagataccAGAGATAGAGATGCTTTCCAAAATCATAATTCTGGAGCCCCTAAAGCCCCAATCGCCCCCAAAGacgttataaactatattaacggaggCCCATCTAACGAGGAATATGACTTTAAACGAAAGAGACAAAAGTTGTTGCGGGCTGCATCAGTACGCGAACgtatcaactccatccggcctGGACTAACTAGAAAGGGCCCTcaccccatagatgggacaatcattttcccaccagtagacccCACTCGGACACTGCAGCCACaccgcgacgccctcatcctatCCCTAGAGATGGGAGACTTCGACGTGAGACGCATTTTGGTTGACCCAAGCAGCTCGGCCAATCTTGTACAAGCATTGGTCCTTAGCCACATGGGACACAGTCTCATAGGCCTCGAAAATCCAGGACgaatcttgtccggattcaatGGGTCATCAACTACTTCCTTGGGAGACAtt CGCTGTTCTGTTCCGTtgcccctcacccaaggagcagaaaccaATCTGCTACGTCAACAGAGCATTGGCggacgtagaaaccagatattcaaaaatggagctaacaacCTTAGCCCTTCGGAGCGCCGCCCAgaagctccgcccctattttcaagcccacccgGTGGTCGTGCTAACTGA
- the LOC104882284 gene encoding carbonic anhydrase 2, protein MDMAKSSTEVAIEGLKRLLSDKEGLDEIAAAKIEKLTADLQEQDHEEEFDPVRRIKDGFIHFKIHHFDKYPDYYKQLAEGQHPKFLVFACSDSRVSPSHVLNFKPGEAFMCRNIANMVPAFNQLRYSGVGAVIEYAVKHLEVENILVIGHSRCGGIQALMSLPADGTTSNDFIDDWVKIGLPAKAKVESEWSDATFEEQCEHCEKESVNLSLVNLLSYPYVRAALANRALKLMGGYYDFVNGTFGLWKADFDITPEIII, encoded by the exons ATGGATATGGCGAAGAGCTCAACTGAGGTAGCCATTGAAGGACTAAAGCGGCTTCTGAG TGATAAGGAAGGACTGGATGAAATAGCTGCTGCAAAAATTGAGAAGTTGACAGCTGATTTGCAAGAGCAAGATCATGAGGAGGAGTTTGACCCTGTCAGGAGGATTAAAGATGGGTTTATTCACTTCAAGATCCACCATTTCGA CAAGTATCCAGATTACTATAAACAACTTGCAGAAGGGCAGCACCCCAAG TTTCTGGTGTTTGCGTGCTCTGATTCCCGCGTTAGCCCCTCTCATGTCCTCAACTTCAAGCCAGGGGAAGCCTTCATGTGCAGGAACATTGCTAACATGGTTCCTGCATTTAATCAG TTGAGATACTCAGGAGTTGGTGCAGTCATTGAATATGCAGTCAAGCATCTTGAG GTGGAGAACATCCTGGTCATAGGACATAGTCGCTGCGGTGGGATACAGGCCCTTATGTCTCTTCCTGCTGATGGAACTACTTCCAA TGACTTCATCGATGACTGGGTCAAAATCGGTTTACCAGCCAAGGCCAAGGTGGAATCAGAGTGGAGCGACGCAACATTTGAGGAACAATGTGAACATTGTGAAAAG GAGTCGGTGAATTTGTCTCTGGTCAATCTATTGAGCTATCCGTATGTGCGAGCAGCACTAGCTAACAGAGCTTTGAAGTTGATGGGTGGTTACTATGATTTCGTTAATGGAACTTTTGGGCTATGGAAAGCTGATTTTGATATCACACCCGAAATTATCATATAA
- the LOC100258765 gene encoding carbonic anhydrase 2 isoform X1 → MQHNMDMATSSSDVAIEGLRPLLSDKEGLDEIAAAKIEKLTAELQEQEQEQDHECDPVERIKDGFIHFKIHHFDKYPDYYKQLAEGQHPKFLVFACSDSRVSPSHVLNFKPGEAFMCRNIANLVPAFNQLRYSGVGAVIEYAVKHLEVENILVIGHSRCGGIEALMSLPADGTTSNDFIDDWVKIALPAKAKVESEWSDATFEQQCEYLGRESVNLSLVNLLSYPYVQAALANKALKLMGGYYDFVNGTFGLWKADFDIKPPIII, encoded by the exons ATG CAACACAACATGGATATGGCGACGAGCTCATCTGATGTAGCCATTGAAGGACTGAGGCCGCTTCTGAG TGATAAGGAAGGTCTGGATGAAATAGCTGCAGCAAAAATTGAGAAGTTGACCGCTGAGTTGCAAGAGCAAGAGCAGGAGCAAGATCATGAGTGTGATCCTGTCGAGAGGATTAAAGACGGGTTTATTCACTTCAAAATCCACCATTTCGA CAAGTATCCAGATTACTATAAACAACTTGCAGAAGGGCAGCACCCCAAG TTTCTGGTGTTTGCGTGCTCTGACTCCCGCGTTAGCCCCTCTCATGTCCTCAACTTCAAGCCAGGGGAAGCCTTCATGTGCAGGAACATTGCTAACTTGGTTCCTGCATTTAACCAG TTGAGGTACTCAGGAGTTGGTGCAGTCATTGAATATGCAGTCAAGCATCTTGAG GTGGAGAACATCCTGGTCATAGGGCATAGTCGCTGTGGTGGGATAGAGGCCCTTATGTCTCTTCCTGCTGATGGAACTACTTCCAA TGACTTCATCGATGACTGGGTCAAAATTGCTTTACCAGCCAAGGCCAAGGTGGAATCAGAGTGGAGCGATGCAACATTTGAGCAACAATGTGAATATTTGGGAAGG GAATCGGTGAATTTGTCCCTAGTCAATCTGCTGAGTTATCCATATGTGCAAGCAGCATTAGCTAATAAAGCTTTGAAGTTGATGGGTGGTTACTACGACTTCGTTAATGGAACTTTTGGGCTCTGGAAAGCTGATTTTGATATTAAACCCccaattatcatataa
- the LOC100258765 gene encoding carbonic anhydrase 2 isoform X2, which yields MDMATSSSDVAIEGLRPLLSDKEGLDEIAAAKIEKLTAELQEQEQEQDHECDPVERIKDGFIHFKIHHFDKYPDYYKQLAEGQHPKFLVFACSDSRVSPSHVLNFKPGEAFMCRNIANLVPAFNQLRYSGVGAVIEYAVKHLEVENILVIGHSRCGGIEALMSLPADGTTSNDFIDDWVKIALPAKAKVESEWSDATFEQQCEYLGRESVNLSLVNLLSYPYVQAALANKALKLMGGYYDFVNGTFGLWKADFDIKPPIII from the exons ATGGATATGGCGACGAGCTCATCTGATGTAGCCATTGAAGGACTGAGGCCGCTTCTGAG TGATAAGGAAGGTCTGGATGAAATAGCTGCAGCAAAAATTGAGAAGTTGACCGCTGAGTTGCAAGAGCAAGAGCAGGAGCAAGATCATGAGTGTGATCCTGTCGAGAGGATTAAAGACGGGTTTATTCACTTCAAAATCCACCATTTCGA CAAGTATCCAGATTACTATAAACAACTTGCAGAAGGGCAGCACCCCAAG TTTCTGGTGTTTGCGTGCTCTGACTCCCGCGTTAGCCCCTCTCATGTCCTCAACTTCAAGCCAGGGGAAGCCTTCATGTGCAGGAACATTGCTAACTTGGTTCCTGCATTTAACCAG TTGAGGTACTCAGGAGTTGGTGCAGTCATTGAATATGCAGTCAAGCATCTTGAG GTGGAGAACATCCTGGTCATAGGGCATAGTCGCTGTGGTGGGATAGAGGCCCTTATGTCTCTTCCTGCTGATGGAACTACTTCCAA TGACTTCATCGATGACTGGGTCAAAATTGCTTTACCAGCCAAGGCCAAGGTGGAATCAGAGTGGAGCGATGCAACATTTGAGCAACAATGTGAATATTTGGGAAGG GAATCGGTGAATTTGTCCCTAGTCAATCTGCTGAGTTATCCATATGTGCAAGCAGCATTAGCTAATAAAGCTTTGAAGTTGATGGGTGGTTACTACGACTTCGTTAATGGAACTTTTGGGCTCTGGAAAGCTGATTTTGATATTAAACCCccaattatcatataa